One segment of Rosa chinensis cultivar Old Blush chromosome 6, RchiOBHm-V2, whole genome shotgun sequence DNA contains the following:
- the LOC112169364 gene encoding uncharacterized protein LOC112169364, which produces MAPYCQIRCSVLPMLETMQLLKESHLELLQKTPFWPLLEAFHNGTVSELQCKDCRTPLLKIIKTFNPETASFHFGTRAISINTEDISQILGLPQHGDTVQFGHLVYRRSYKSDFTERHFKGTDRVSHKLLHGLLLKLLNRKEQTDIEDVVRLTLMELFITFLFTRPHLQLVLVKYCDEFDKLSRYSWAAAVGEFLNRSLKAKSKVEIKGCALLIPLWLCEKTNITQPISGREIIEGNTPSLIRWSLPELNMKMQEITICEIERLFEVQNGIELEIKPEHENHEGEEEELKKKDTKQKGRELYQPLQKEIVERRKVQKNDYELNVKNNFKDKLKAEVDGDMELIEKDQLDPQIPCTAIQLSPGDDNKVPQVEHQMRLPMEGTGVKVGKQQLDPDFVCNVVPKRRKAKEQHAPSDPILTVPTRAIQDSAGKRDEQIIIIVDDSVSEEEKSTRKVKRPRKEWSPLERCEVFKLLDDEYQQKVKAFWSMTNPKELFWSGKNASVAREDVKKLIQNTAVASNVIDAFMELLEQKQHQSSVKQSTYISTLCWNYVRMKDARKKGKKDQVQDEVHDEVGLNQLVFDPLLGSMAQSDYIFFPVISKFHYTLLVLNKNEKKWTHYNPLRKRSELHIDPCYEVAKQMHQLIQEWFHITQKEAPRALLNGTKRKKLGKREDRMEVPLSEDEKRTLTWMMDNNIDFKIENDRISPQQDFKSLDCGIFVMYYMNQLSQGLQLEKEITECRMREFRKNLIKLLLDHENGWKQTSTT; this is translated from the exons ATGGCACCATATTGTCAAATTCGTTGTAGTGTGCTGCCAATGTTGGAAACAATGCAGCTACTTAAGGAAAGCCACTTGGAGTTGCTTCAGAAGACTCCATTTTGGCCATTGTTAGAAGCATTTCACAATGGCACCGTTTCAGAATTACAATGCAAGGATTGTCGAACTCCCTTACTAAAGATCATCAAAACTTTTAACCCAGAGACCGCGAGCTTTCACTTTGGTACTAGAGCCATATCTATAAACACAGAAGACATCTCTCAGATTCTTGGACTGCCACAACATGGTGACACAGTCCAATTCGGTCATCTGGTTTATCGTAGATCATACAAGTCAGACTTTACTGAGAGACATTTTAAGGGAACAGACAGGGTGAGCCACAAACTGCTACATGGTCTACTATTAAAGTTACTGAATAGGAAAGAACAAACGGATATAGAAGATGTTGTACGTCTCACCCTAATGGAGTTGTTCATCACATTCCTGTTCACCCGACCACATCTTCAATTGGTTCTAGTGAAGTATTGTGATGAATTTGACAAACTTTCAAGGTATTCATGGGCAGCAGCAGTGGGAGAATTCCTAAACAGATCTTTGAAAGCCAAGAGCAAAGTTGAAATTAAGGGATGCGCGCTTCTCATTCCA CTTTGGTTGTGTGAGAAAACAAATATTACACAACCAATCAGTGGGAGGGAGATCATTGAGGGCAACACACCATCCCTAATCAGATGGAGTCTTCCAGAACTGAACATGAAAATGCAAGAAATAACCATTTGCGAAATTGAG CGTTTGTTCGAGGTGCAAAATGGGATCGAATTAGAAATAAAACCTGAACATGAAAATCAtgaaggagaagaggaagag CTAAAGAAGAAAGACACGAAACAAAAGGGAAGAGAATTATACCAACCGTTACAAAAAGAAATAGTGGAAAGAAGAAAGGTACAGAAGAACGACTATGAATTAAACGTGAAGAACAACTTCAAAGATAAACTTAAAGCAGAAGTTGATGGAGACATGGAGTTGATTGAGAAAGATCAGCTAGATCCTCAAATCCCCTGCACTGCAATTCAATTGAGTCCAGGGGATGACAATAAGGTgccacaagttgagcatcaaatgAGGCTTCCTATGGAAGGAACTGGAGTGAAAGTTGGAAAGCAGCAACTGGATCCAGATTTTGTGTGCAATGTAGTGCCTAAAAGGAGAAAGGCAAAAGAGCAACATGCTCCATCTGATCCAATTCTTACAGTACCTACGAGGGCAATTCAGGATTCTGCTGGCAAGAGAGATGAACAGATAATAATTATCGTTGATGATTCTGTTTCAGAAGAGGAGAAGAGCACAAGGAAAGTGAAGAGACCAAGGAAAGAATGGTCCCCTTTGGAAAGATGTGAGGTATTCAAGTTATTGGATGATGAATATCAACAAAAGGTGAAAGCATTCTGGAGTATGACAAATCCCAA AGAACTATTTTGGAGTGGGAAAAATGCAAGCGTTGCACGTGAAGATGTCAAAAAGTTGATACAAAACACTGCAGTAGCGAGCAAC GTCATTGATGCATTCATGGAGCTATTGGAACAAAAACAGCACCAAAGTAGTGTAAAACAATCAACATACATATCAACTCTGTGCTGG AACTATGTACGAATGAAAGATGCAcgaaagaaaggaaagaaagatcAAGTGCAAGATGAAGTTCATGATGAAGTGGGGTTGAATCAATTGGTTTTTGATCCGCTATTGGGTAGTATGGCACAAAGCGACTATATATTCTTCCCAGTAATCTCAAAGTTCCACTACACTCTCCTCGTCCTAaacaaaaatgagaaaaagTGGACACATTACAACCCCTTAAGGAAGAGATCAGAACTGCATATTGATCCATGCTATGAGGTTGCTAAGCAAATG CATCAATTGATACAAGAATGGTTCCATATAACCCAAAAAGAAGCTCCAAGAGCACTGCTAAATGGAACAAAAAGGAAGAAGCTGGGGAAAAGGGAAGACCGGATGGAAGTTCCTCTTAGTGAAGATGAAAAAAGAACTCTAACTTGGATGATGGATAACAATATCGACTTCAAAATAGAGAACGATCGTATAAGTCCGCAACAGGACTTTAAATC ATTGGATTGCGGCATATTTGTAATGTACTACATGAATCAACTTTCTCAAGGTCTTCAACTTGAAAAAGAGATCACAGAATGCAGAATGCGGGAATTCCGAAAAAATCTTATTAAACTCCTTTTGGATCATGAAAATGGCTGGAAACAGACCTCAACCACATGA
- the LOC112171055 gene encoding uncharacterized protein LOC112171055: MKRLWTKYRQSRDEDHEEMCTTNALVVAAVAKAESSSQTRRGGSRPGRAPNEERFRESRGKNMMEDYFVECPVFSEEEFWTRYKMSHNVFNHISSDLCRYDLYFVQKSDAAKKVGLLPQQKLTCSLRMLAYGAGADQCTEYCRMEKSTSIEAMKLFTRGIINLYSAEYLRAPTPADLRRLFAKTERRELPNRLGWEYSGRKRVPTIILEAVASYDTWIFHAFFGMPGSCNDLNVLGKSPLFDELTAGRALQIQFQVNNRIHNLGYYLADGIYPTWPTFMKSIPRPTRPKDMKFSQAQEGYRKDVERCFGILQSRFSIVRGEEKTFDTSC; this comes from the exons ATGAAGAGATTGTGGACTAAGTATCGACAATCTCGAGATGAAGATCATGAGGAGATGTGTACAACTAATGCTCTTGTGGTAGCAGCAGTCGCTAAAGCTGAATCTTCCTCTCAAACACGACGAGGGGGTTCTCGACCCGGGCGTGCACCGAATGAGGAGCGATTTAGGGAATCAAGAGGGAAAAACATGATGGAAGATTACTTTGTGGAGTGTCCAGTTTTCAGTGAAGAGGAATTCTGGACACGGTACAAGATGAGTCACAATGTTTTCAACCACATCTCCAGTGACCTTTGTCGCTATGACCTGTACTTTGTCCAGAAATCAGATGCTGCTAAGAAAGTCGGACTACTTCCCCAGCAGAAGCTGACATGTTCCTTAAGAATGCTTGCTTACGGCGCTGGGGCAGATCAATGCACTGAGTATTGTCGGATGGAAAAATCGACCTCCATCGAGGCTATGAAATTATTTACAAGAGGAATCATTAATCTGTACTCGGCAGAATACCTTCGGGCTCCTACTCCGGCCGACCTCAGAAGACTTTTCGCCAAAACTGAGAGAAGAG aattgcccaATAGGTTAGGCTGGGAATACAGCGGTCGAAAACGTGTGCCCACTATCATCCTTGAAGCAGTCGCATCTTATGACACATGGATATTCCATGCCTTCTTTGGAATGCCTGGATCATGCAACGACCTCAACGTGCTTGGTAAGTCCCCGTTGTTTGACGAGCTCACTGCTGGTCGAGCCCTCCAGATCCAATTTCAAGTGAATAACAGAATTCACAATTTAGGCTACTATCTCGCTGATGGTATCTATCCTACATGGCCGACTTTCATGAAATCAATTCCAAGGCCCACACGACCCAAAGATATGAAGTTTTCGCAGGCTCAAGAGGGGTACAGGAAGGATGTGGAAAGATGTTTCGGCATTTTACAGTCTCGTTTTAGTATTGTTCGAGGAGAGGAGAAGACCTTCGATACATCATGCTGA
- the LOC112174822 gene encoding uncharacterized protein LOC112174822, which translates to MSRKPYLQIRCSVLPMLETMRIVKDCHLELLRRTPFWPLLEAFRNGTISESQCKEYRTPILNIIQTFNPETTSFQFGSRDVTISTEDISQILGLPQHGEAVLFNLPGSCKSYKPEIIDRHFKRGGRQNHKSLHSVLLKLLNGKEQTDIEDVVRLTLMELFVSFLFAQPDSTCVLMKYCEDLDNLSKYSWAEAVGKFLNKSLKAQSKFDIYGCGLLIPFWFCEKTKITQPISGREVIEGHTPALIKWSLPELNAKMQQIAICNIKLLFKDQDGVKRETKGENDKQEHEEGEVDQDELKKVENKGRGRGRGLSKQLQEEVEERRNLQHNYELSSVKKNMEDMDGKKELIKNDQLNFQSPSTAIQLSPRDEIEVSQIGHEMRSPPKGTAVTVRKQQLDPDFVCDVVPKNKKAKKQHALSDPTPAVPSRSIQDPSGKKDQPIIIIEDNSVSEEEESPRKWMSSRKKCFCFERYEVFKLMDHEHQQKVKAFWNIADPKELFWRGKNASVTREDVGKLLKDTAVASNLIDAFMELLEQQQQNCVKKSTYISTLCWNYLPIQDARKKGRKGKKDKVRDEARDEMGLNQLVFDQLLRSVAKSDYVFIPVISKFHYSLLILNKNEKKWTHYNPLRKRSELHIDPCYEVAKQMHQMIQKWLCITQKEAPKMLLKETKRKMTGRQQGSWTEVPLNEDEKRSLTWMVDHNIDFKLENDLKCPQQDFKSLDCGIFIMYYMNQLSQGLQVEEEISDCRMWEFRKDLIERFVDHENSWTQNSTT; encoded by the exons ATGAGCAGAAAGCCATATCTTCAAATTCGTTGCTCTGTGCTGCCAATGTTGGAAACAATGCGGATAGTTAAGGACTGCCACTTGGAGTTGCTTCGGAGAACTCCATTTTGGCCATTGTTAGAAGCATTTCGCAATGGCACCATTTCGGAATCACAATGTAAGGAGTATCGAACTCCCATACTCAATATCATCCAAACTTTTAATCCAGAGACAACAAGTTTTCAGTTTGGTAGTAGAGATGTTACTATAAGCACGGAAGACATCTCTCAGATTCTTGGACTGCCTCAACATGGTGAAGCCGTTCTATTCAATCTCCCGGGCTCATGTAAATCATACAAACCAGAGATCATTGACAGACATTTCAAGAGAGGAGGAAGGCAGAACCACAAATCGCTGCACAGTGTATTGTTAAAATTACTGAATGGGAAAGAACAAACAGATATAGAAGATGTTGTACGTCTTACCCTCATGGAGCTATTTGTCTCATTTCTGTTTGCTCAACCAGATAGTACCTGTGTTCTAATGAAATATTGTGAAGACTTAGACAACCTTTCAAAGTATTCATGGGCAGAAGCAGTGGGAAAGTTCCTAAACAAATCTTTGAAAGCCCAGAGCAAATTTGATATTTATGGATGCGGGCTTCTCATACCA TTTTGGTTTTgtgagaaaacaaaaattacacaACCAATCAGTGGGAGGGAGGTAATTGAGGGACATACACCAGCCCTAATCAAATGGAGCCTTCCAGAGCTGAACGCCAAAATGCAACAAATAGCCATTTGCAATATTAAG cttttgttcaaggatCAAGATGGGgttaaaagagaaacaaaaggtGAAAATGATAAACAAGAGCACGAGGAAGGAGAAGTCGATCAAGATGAG CTAAAGAAGGTGGAGAATaagggaagaggaagaggaagaggattaAGCAAACAATTACAAGAAGAAGTAGAGGAAAGAAGAAACCTCCAACACAACTATGAATTATCTAGCGTGAAGAAAAACATGGAAGATATGGATGGAAAGAAGGAGTTGATTAAAAATGATCAGCTAAATTTTCAAAGCCCCTCCACTGCAATTCAATTGAGTCCAAGGGATGAGATTGAGGTATCTCAAATTGGCCATGAAATGAGGTCTCCACCAAAAGGAACTGCAGTAACAGTTAGAAAGCAGCAATTGGATCCAGATTTTGTATGTGATGTAGTACCTAAaaataagaaagcaaaaaagCAACATGCTCTATCTGATCCAACTCCTGCAGTACCTTCAAGATCAATTCAGGATCCTTCTGGCAAGAAAGATCAACCTATAATAATAATTGAGGACAATTCTGTttcagaagaagaggagagccCAAGGAAATGGATGAGCTCTAGGAAAAAATGCTTCTGTTTTGAAAGATATGAGGTATTCAAATTAATGGATCATGAACATCAGCAAAAGGTGAAAGCATTCTGGAATATAGCAGATCCCAA GGAACTATTCTGGAGAGGGAAGAATGCAAGTGTCACACGTGAAGATGTGGGAAAGTTACTAAAAGACACTGCAGTTGCTAGCAAT CTCATTGATGCATTTATGGAGTTAttggaacaacaacaacaaaattgtgTCAAAAAATCAACATACATATCAACTTTGTGCTGG AATTATTTACCAATACAAGATGCACGAAAGAAAggcaggaaaggaaagaaagataAAGTGCGAGATGAGGCTCGTGATGAAATGGGATTGAATCAATTAGTTTTTGATCAGCTATTGAGGAGTGTGGCAAAAAGTGACTATGTATTCATCCCAGTAATATCAAAGTTCCACTATTCTCTCCTCATcttaaacaaaaatgaaaaaaaatggaCACATTACAACCCTTTGAGGAAGAGATCAGAACTTCATATTGATCCATGCTATGAGGTTGCTAAGCAGATG CATCAAATGATACAAAAATGGTTGTGTATAACCCAAAAAGAAGCTCCAAAAATGCtgctgaaagaaacaaaaaggaagATGACAGGTAGACAGCAAGGAAGTTGGACAGAGGTGCCACTTAATGAAGATGAAAAAAGATCGCTAACTTGGATGGTGGATCACAATATCGACTTCAAATTAGAGAATGATCTCAAGTGTCCGCAACAGGATTTTAAATC ATTGGATTGCGGCATCTTTATTATGTACTACATGAATCAACTTTCCCAAGGTCTTCAAGTTGAAGAAGAGATCAGTGATTGCAGAATGTGGGAATTCCGGAAAGATCTGATCGAGCGTTTTGTGGATCATGAAAACAGCTGGACGCAGAACTCAACCACATGA